The Gasterosteus aculeatus chromosome 8, fGasAcu3.hap1.1, whole genome shotgun sequence genome has a window encoding:
- the exoc1 gene encoding exocyst complex component 1 isoform X4 yields the protein MTAIKHALQRDIFTPNDERLLGIVNVCKAGKKKKNCFLCATVTTERPVQVKVVKVKKSDKGDFYKRQQTWELRDLMEVDAKDASKENPEFDLHFEKVYRWVASSAAEKNSFISCIWKLNQRYLRKKVEFVNVSSQLLEESVPSGESQSVAGGDEDALDDYQELSAREEQDIEGMMEMCEYAVSNAEAFAEQLSRELQVLDGANIQSIMASEKQVNILMQLLDEALGEVDTIEGKLSSYEEMLQSVKEQMDQISQSNRLIQISNSNNVKLLDEIQFLVNYMDLSKGHIRALQEGDLTSPKGIEACINASEALSQCMNVALRPGHDKLAAVTQQQLLFAELRDTFARRLTNHLNNVFVHQFNHFSHFKMTLPQFYRSSCLSLPGHDQSSTLSQHTEMSLPKHSPLHRDLLRYAKLMEWLKNTHREKYEGLSRTYVDYMSRLYEREVKDFFEVAKIKMAGTSKEAKGKFGLHGSSGKLTGSTSSLNKLTVQGANSRRSQSSSLLDMGNMSASDLDVADRTKFDKIFEQVLSELEPLCLAEQDFISKFFKLQQHPAVVPPLAQPEPEEVDGGTASRIPPQAEHRQSLSSEKDVVRVMMNKIFQSIETELNSLIALGDKIDSFNSLYMLVKMSHHVWTAENVDPASYLSTTLGNVLVTVKRNFDKCISAQIRQMEEVKISKKSKVGILLFVTGFEEFAELAETIFRNAERRGDLDKAYVKLIRAVFMNVEKVANESQKTPRDVVMMENFHHIFSTLSRLKISCLDAERREAKHKYTDHLQSYVINSLGQPLEKLNHFFEGVEARVAQGVREEEVSYQLAFNKQELRKVIKEYPGKEVKKGLDNLYKKVDKHLCEEESLLQVVWHSMQDEFIRQYKHFEDLIGRCYPGSGITMEFTIRDMLEYFSSIAQSH from the exons ATGACAGCCATCAAGCACGCCCTCCAGAGGGACATCTTCACGCCCAACGACGAGCGCCTCCTCGGCATCGTCAATGTCTGCAAGgcgggaaagaaaaagaagaactgcTTCCTGTGTGCGACGG TCACCACGGAGAGGCCGGTCCAGGTGAAAGTGGTCAAGGTGAAGAAATCCGACAAAGGGGACTTCTACAAACGGCAGCAGACGTGGGAGCTCCGAGATCTGATGGAGGTAGACGCCAAAGATGCCAGCAAG GAAAACCCCGAATTCGACCTTCACTTTGAGAAGGTGTACCGCTGGGTGGCCAGCAGCGCGGCCGAGAAGAACTCCTTCATCTCCTGCATCTGGAAGCTGAACCAGCGGTACCTGAGGAAGAAGGTGGAGTTTGTGAATGTCAGTTCTCAGCTGCTGGAAG AGTCCGTGCCGAGCGGCGAGAGTCAGAGCGTTGCCGGGGGCGACGAGGACGCCCTGGACGACTACCAGGAGCTGAGCGCCCGCGAGGAGCAGGACATCGAGGGCATGATGGAGATGTGCGAGTACGCCGTCTCCAACGCGGAGGCCTTCGCCGAGCAGCTCTCCAGAGAGCTGCAGGTCCTCGATGGG GCCAATATCCAGTCCATCATGGCGTCGGAGAAGCAGGTCAACATCCTGATGCAGCTGCTGGACGAGGCGCTGGGCGAGGTGGACACCATCGAGGGAAAGCTCAGCAGCTACGAGGAGATGCTGCAGAGCGTCAAGGAGCAGATGGACCAGATCTCCCAGAGCAACCGCCTCATCCAGATCAGCAACTCCAACAACGTCAAGCTGCTGGACGAGATCCAGTTCCTAGTG aaCTACATGGACCTGTCCAAGGGGCACATCCGAGCGCTGCAGGAGGGGGACCTGACCTCCCCCAAAGGCATCGAGGCCTGCATCAACGCTTCCGAGGCGCTCTCTCAGTGCATGAACGTGGCCCTGCGGCCCG GCCACGACAAGCTGGCGGCCGTgacgcagcagcagctcctgttCGCGGAGCTGAGGGACACCTTCGCCCGGCGCCTCACCAACCACCTCAACAACGTGTTTGTGCACCAG TTCAACCACTTCAGTCACTTCAAAATGACCCTCCCTCAGTTCTATAGGTCCTCCTGTCTGTCGCTTCCA GGCCACGACCAGAGCTCCACGCTGTCCCAGCACACGGAGATGAGCCTGCCCAAACACAGCCCCCTCCACCGGGACCTGCTGCGCTACGCCAAGCTCATGGAGTGGCTGAAGAACACCCACCGGGAGAAGTACGAGGGCCTGTCCAGG ACCTACGTTGACTACATGAGCAGATTATACGAACGCGAGGTCAAAGACTTCTTCGAGGTGGCCAAGATAAAGATGGCGGGCACGAGCAAGGAGGCCAAGGGCAAGTTCG GCCTCCACGGCAGCTCCGGTAAGCTGACGGGCTCGACCTCGAGCCTGAACAAGCTGACCGTGCAGGGCGCCAACAGCCGGCGCTCCCAGTCCTCCTCGCTGCTCGACATGGGCAACATGTCCGCCTCGGACCTGGACGTCGCCGACAGGACCAAGTTTGACAAG ATCTTCGAGCAGGTCCTCAGTGAGCTGGAGCCGCTGTGTCTCGCCGAGCAGGACTTCATCAGCAAGTTCttcaagctgcagcagcacccgGCGGTGGTGCCGCCGCTCGCTCAG CCTGAGCCGGAGGAAGTGGACGGAGGCACCGCGTCGAGGATCCCTCCCCAGGCCGAACACAGGCAGTCTCTCTCCTCCGA GAAGGACGTCGTGCGGGTGATGATGAACAAGATCTTTCAGAGCATCGAGACGGAGCTCAACAGCCTCATCGCTTTGGGCGACAAGATCGACAGCTTCAACTCTCTGTACATGCTGGTGAAGATGAGTCACCACGTGTGGACGGCCGAGAACGTCGACCCGGCCTCTTACCTCAGCACCACCCTGGGCAACGTGCTGGTCACCGTCAAGAGGAACTTTGACAAATGCATC tcgGCTCAGATCAGACAGATGGAGGAAGTGAAGATTTCTAAGAAAAGCAAAGTGGGAATCCTCCTTTTCGTCACCGGGTTCGAGGAGTTTGCAGAGCTGGCCGAGACCATCTTCCGTAACGCTGAGCGCCGAGGAGACCTGGACAAAGCTTACGTGAAACTCATCAGGGCCGTCTTCATGAATG TGGAGAAGGTCGCCAACGAAAGCCAGAAAACGCCGCGGGACGTTGTGATGATGGAGAACTTCCACCACATCTTCTCCACGCTGTCGCGCCTGAAGATCTCCTGCCTGGACGCAGAGCGGCGAGAGGCCAAGCACAAATACACCGACCACCTGCAGTCCTACGTGATCAACTCCCTGGGCCAGCCGCTCGAAAAGCTCAAT CATTTCTTCGAAGGAGTCGAGGCCCGCGTGGCTCAGGGCGTCcgcgaggaggaggtgagctaCCAGCTGGCCTTCAACAAGCAGGAGCTGCGTAAAGTCATCAAGGAGTATCCCGGCAAGGAGGTGAAAAAGGGACTCGACAACCTCTACAAGAAGGTTGACAAGCATCTGTGCGAAGAAGAAAGTCTGCTGCAG GTGGTGTGGCACTCTATGCAGGACGAGTTCATCCGTCAGTACAAGCACTTTGAGGACCTGATCGGCAGATGCTACCCTGGGTCTGGAATCACCATGGAGTTCACCATCAGGGACATGTTGGAGTACTTCTCCAGCATTGCTCAGTCCCACTGA
- the exoc1 gene encoding exocyst complex component 1 isoform X6: MTAIKHALQRDIFTPNDERLLGIVNVCKAGKKKKNCFLCATVTTERPVQVKVVKVKKSDKGDFYKRQQTWELRDLMEVDAKDASKENPEFDLHFEKVYRWVASSAAEKNSFISCIWKLNQRYLRKKVEFVNVSSQLLEESVPSGESQSVAGGDEDALDDYQELSAREEQDIEGMMEMCEYAVSNAEAFAEQLSRELQVLDGANIQSIMASEKQVNILMQLLDEALGEVDTIEGKLSSYEEMLQSVKEQMDQISQSNRLIQISNSNNVKLLDEIQFLVNYMDLSKGHIRALQEGDLTSPKGIEACINASEALSQCMNVALRPGHDKLAAVTQQQLLFAELRDTFARRLTNHLNNVFVHQGHDQSSTLSQHTEMSLPKHSPLHRDLLRYAKLMEWLKNTHREKYEGLSRTYVDYMSRLYEREVKDFFEVAKIKMAGTSKEAKGKFATLPRKESALKQETESLHGSSGKLTGSTSSLNKLTVQGANSRRSQSSSLLDMGNMSASDLDVADRTKFDKIFEQVLSELEPLCLAEQDFISKFFKLQQHPAVVPPLAQPEPEEVDGGTASRIPPQAEHRQSLSSEKDVVRVMMNKIFQSIETELNSLIALGDKIDSFNSLYMLVKMSHHVWTAENVDPASYLSTTLGNVLVTVKRNFDKCISAQIRQMEEVKISKKSKVGILLFVTGFEEFAELAETIFRNAERRGDLDKAYVKLIRAVFMNVEKVANESQKTPRDVVMMENFHHIFSTLSRLKISCLDAERREAKHKYTDHLQSYVINSLGQPLEKLNHFFEGVEARVAQGVREEEVSYQLAFNKQELRKVIKEYPGKEVKKGLDNLYKKVDKHLCEEESLLQVVWHSMQDEFIRQYKHFEDLIGRCYPGSGITMEFTIRDMLEYFSSIAQSH, encoded by the exons ATGACAGCCATCAAGCACGCCCTCCAGAGGGACATCTTCACGCCCAACGACGAGCGCCTCCTCGGCATCGTCAATGTCTGCAAGgcgggaaagaaaaagaagaactgcTTCCTGTGTGCGACGG TCACCACGGAGAGGCCGGTCCAGGTGAAAGTGGTCAAGGTGAAGAAATCCGACAAAGGGGACTTCTACAAACGGCAGCAGACGTGGGAGCTCCGAGATCTGATGGAGGTAGACGCCAAAGATGCCAGCAAG GAAAACCCCGAATTCGACCTTCACTTTGAGAAGGTGTACCGCTGGGTGGCCAGCAGCGCGGCCGAGAAGAACTCCTTCATCTCCTGCATCTGGAAGCTGAACCAGCGGTACCTGAGGAAGAAGGTGGAGTTTGTGAATGTCAGTTCTCAGCTGCTGGAAG AGTCCGTGCCGAGCGGCGAGAGTCAGAGCGTTGCCGGGGGCGACGAGGACGCCCTGGACGACTACCAGGAGCTGAGCGCCCGCGAGGAGCAGGACATCGAGGGCATGATGGAGATGTGCGAGTACGCCGTCTCCAACGCGGAGGCCTTCGCCGAGCAGCTCTCCAGAGAGCTGCAGGTCCTCGATGGG GCCAATATCCAGTCCATCATGGCGTCGGAGAAGCAGGTCAACATCCTGATGCAGCTGCTGGACGAGGCGCTGGGCGAGGTGGACACCATCGAGGGAAAGCTCAGCAGCTACGAGGAGATGCTGCAGAGCGTCAAGGAGCAGATGGACCAGATCTCCCAGAGCAACCGCCTCATCCAGATCAGCAACTCCAACAACGTCAAGCTGCTGGACGAGATCCAGTTCCTAGTG aaCTACATGGACCTGTCCAAGGGGCACATCCGAGCGCTGCAGGAGGGGGACCTGACCTCCCCCAAAGGCATCGAGGCCTGCATCAACGCTTCCGAGGCGCTCTCTCAGTGCATGAACGTGGCCCTGCGGCCCG GCCACGACAAGCTGGCGGCCGTgacgcagcagcagctcctgttCGCGGAGCTGAGGGACACCTTCGCCCGGCGCCTCACCAACCACCTCAACAACGTGTTTGTGCACCAG GGCCACGACCAGAGCTCCACGCTGTCCCAGCACACGGAGATGAGCCTGCCCAAACACAGCCCCCTCCACCGGGACCTGCTGCGCTACGCCAAGCTCATGGAGTGGCTGAAGAACACCCACCGGGAGAAGTACGAGGGCCTGTCCAGG ACCTACGTTGACTACATGAGCAGATTATACGAACGCGAGGTCAAAGACTTCTTCGAGGTGGCCAAGATAAAGATGGCGGGCACGAGCAAGGAGGCCAAGGGCAAGTTCG CCACGCTTCCGCGGAAAGAGAGTGCACTCAAACAGGAAACGGAGA GCCTCCACGGCAGCTCCGGTAAGCTGACGGGCTCGACCTCGAGCCTGAACAAGCTGACCGTGCAGGGCGCCAACAGCCGGCGCTCCCAGTCCTCCTCGCTGCTCGACATGGGCAACATGTCCGCCTCGGACCTGGACGTCGCCGACAGGACCAAGTTTGACAAG ATCTTCGAGCAGGTCCTCAGTGAGCTGGAGCCGCTGTGTCTCGCCGAGCAGGACTTCATCAGCAAGTTCttcaagctgcagcagcacccgGCGGTGGTGCCGCCGCTCGCTCAG CCTGAGCCGGAGGAAGTGGACGGAGGCACCGCGTCGAGGATCCCTCCCCAGGCCGAACACAGGCAGTCTCTCTCCTCCGA GAAGGACGTCGTGCGGGTGATGATGAACAAGATCTTTCAGAGCATCGAGACGGAGCTCAACAGCCTCATCGCTTTGGGCGACAAGATCGACAGCTTCAACTCTCTGTACATGCTGGTGAAGATGAGTCACCACGTGTGGACGGCCGAGAACGTCGACCCGGCCTCTTACCTCAGCACCACCCTGGGCAACGTGCTGGTCACCGTCAAGAGGAACTTTGACAAATGCATC tcgGCTCAGATCAGACAGATGGAGGAAGTGAAGATTTCTAAGAAAAGCAAAGTGGGAATCCTCCTTTTCGTCACCGGGTTCGAGGAGTTTGCAGAGCTGGCCGAGACCATCTTCCGTAACGCTGAGCGCCGAGGAGACCTGGACAAAGCTTACGTGAAACTCATCAGGGCCGTCTTCATGAATG TGGAGAAGGTCGCCAACGAAAGCCAGAAAACGCCGCGGGACGTTGTGATGATGGAGAACTTCCACCACATCTTCTCCACGCTGTCGCGCCTGAAGATCTCCTGCCTGGACGCAGAGCGGCGAGAGGCCAAGCACAAATACACCGACCACCTGCAGTCCTACGTGATCAACTCCCTGGGCCAGCCGCTCGAAAAGCTCAAT CATTTCTTCGAAGGAGTCGAGGCCCGCGTGGCTCAGGGCGTCcgcgaggaggaggtgagctaCCAGCTGGCCTTCAACAAGCAGGAGCTGCGTAAAGTCATCAAGGAGTATCCCGGCAAGGAGGTGAAAAAGGGACTCGACAACCTCTACAAGAAGGTTGACAAGCATCTGTGCGAAGAAGAAAGTCTGCTGCAG GTGGTGTGGCACTCTATGCAGGACGAGTTCATCCGTCAGTACAAGCACTTTGAGGACCTGATCGGCAGATGCTACCCTGGGTCTGGAATCACCATGGAGTTCACCATCAGGGACATGTTGGAGTACTTCTCCAGCATTGCTCAGTCCCACTGA
- the exoc1 gene encoding exocyst complex component 1 isoform X8 has translation MTAIKHALQRDIFTPNDERLLGIVNVCKAGKKKKNCFLCATVTTERPVQVKVVKVKKSDKGDFYKRQQTWELRDLMEVDAKDASKENPEFDLHFEKVYRWVASSAAEKNSFISCIWKLNQRYLRKKVEFVNVSSQLLEESVPSGESQSVAGGDEDALDDYQELSAREEQDIEGMMEMCEYAVSNAEAFAEQLSRELQVLDGANIQSIMASEKQVNILMQLLDEALGEVDTIEGKLSSYEEMLQSVKEQMDQISQSNRLIQISNSNNVKLLDEIQFLVNYMDLSKGHIRALQEGDLTSPKGIEACINASEALSQCMNVALRPGHDKLAAVTQQQLLFAELRDTFARRLTNHLNNVFVHQGHDQSSTLSQHTEMSLPKHSPLHRDLLRYAKLMEWLKNTHREKYEGLSRTYVDYMSRLYEREVKDFFEVAKIKMAGTSKEAKGKFGLHGSSGKLTGSTSSLNKLTVQGANSRRSQSSSLLDMGNMSASDLDVADRTKFDKIFEQVLSELEPLCLAEQDFISKFFKLQQHPAVVPPLAQPEPEEVDGGTASRIPPQAEHRQSLSSEKDVVRVMMNKIFQSIETELNSLIALGDKIDSFNSLYMLVKMSHHVWTAENVDPASYLSTTLGNVLVTVKRNFDKCISAQIRQMEEVKISKKSKVGILLFVTGFEEFAELAETIFRNAERRGDLDKAYVKLIRAVFMNVEKVANESQKTPRDVVMMENFHHIFSTLSRLKISCLDAERREAKHKYTDHLQSYVINSLGQPLEKLNHFFEGVEARVAQGVREEEVSYQLAFNKQELRKVIKEYPGKEVKKGLDNLYKKVDKHLCEEESLLQVVWHSMQDEFIRQYKHFEDLIGRCYPGSGITMEFTIRDMLEYFSSIAQSH, from the exons ATGACAGCCATCAAGCACGCCCTCCAGAGGGACATCTTCACGCCCAACGACGAGCGCCTCCTCGGCATCGTCAATGTCTGCAAGgcgggaaagaaaaagaagaactgcTTCCTGTGTGCGACGG TCACCACGGAGAGGCCGGTCCAGGTGAAAGTGGTCAAGGTGAAGAAATCCGACAAAGGGGACTTCTACAAACGGCAGCAGACGTGGGAGCTCCGAGATCTGATGGAGGTAGACGCCAAAGATGCCAGCAAG GAAAACCCCGAATTCGACCTTCACTTTGAGAAGGTGTACCGCTGGGTGGCCAGCAGCGCGGCCGAGAAGAACTCCTTCATCTCCTGCATCTGGAAGCTGAACCAGCGGTACCTGAGGAAGAAGGTGGAGTTTGTGAATGTCAGTTCTCAGCTGCTGGAAG AGTCCGTGCCGAGCGGCGAGAGTCAGAGCGTTGCCGGGGGCGACGAGGACGCCCTGGACGACTACCAGGAGCTGAGCGCCCGCGAGGAGCAGGACATCGAGGGCATGATGGAGATGTGCGAGTACGCCGTCTCCAACGCGGAGGCCTTCGCCGAGCAGCTCTCCAGAGAGCTGCAGGTCCTCGATGGG GCCAATATCCAGTCCATCATGGCGTCGGAGAAGCAGGTCAACATCCTGATGCAGCTGCTGGACGAGGCGCTGGGCGAGGTGGACACCATCGAGGGAAAGCTCAGCAGCTACGAGGAGATGCTGCAGAGCGTCAAGGAGCAGATGGACCAGATCTCCCAGAGCAACCGCCTCATCCAGATCAGCAACTCCAACAACGTCAAGCTGCTGGACGAGATCCAGTTCCTAGTG aaCTACATGGACCTGTCCAAGGGGCACATCCGAGCGCTGCAGGAGGGGGACCTGACCTCCCCCAAAGGCATCGAGGCCTGCATCAACGCTTCCGAGGCGCTCTCTCAGTGCATGAACGTGGCCCTGCGGCCCG GCCACGACAAGCTGGCGGCCGTgacgcagcagcagctcctgttCGCGGAGCTGAGGGACACCTTCGCCCGGCGCCTCACCAACCACCTCAACAACGTGTTTGTGCACCAG GGCCACGACCAGAGCTCCACGCTGTCCCAGCACACGGAGATGAGCCTGCCCAAACACAGCCCCCTCCACCGGGACCTGCTGCGCTACGCCAAGCTCATGGAGTGGCTGAAGAACACCCACCGGGAGAAGTACGAGGGCCTGTCCAGG ACCTACGTTGACTACATGAGCAGATTATACGAACGCGAGGTCAAAGACTTCTTCGAGGTGGCCAAGATAAAGATGGCGGGCACGAGCAAGGAGGCCAAGGGCAAGTTCG GCCTCCACGGCAGCTCCGGTAAGCTGACGGGCTCGACCTCGAGCCTGAACAAGCTGACCGTGCAGGGCGCCAACAGCCGGCGCTCCCAGTCCTCCTCGCTGCTCGACATGGGCAACATGTCCGCCTCGGACCTGGACGTCGCCGACAGGACCAAGTTTGACAAG ATCTTCGAGCAGGTCCTCAGTGAGCTGGAGCCGCTGTGTCTCGCCGAGCAGGACTTCATCAGCAAGTTCttcaagctgcagcagcacccgGCGGTGGTGCCGCCGCTCGCTCAG CCTGAGCCGGAGGAAGTGGACGGAGGCACCGCGTCGAGGATCCCTCCCCAGGCCGAACACAGGCAGTCTCTCTCCTCCGA GAAGGACGTCGTGCGGGTGATGATGAACAAGATCTTTCAGAGCATCGAGACGGAGCTCAACAGCCTCATCGCTTTGGGCGACAAGATCGACAGCTTCAACTCTCTGTACATGCTGGTGAAGATGAGTCACCACGTGTGGACGGCCGAGAACGTCGACCCGGCCTCTTACCTCAGCACCACCCTGGGCAACGTGCTGGTCACCGTCAAGAGGAACTTTGACAAATGCATC tcgGCTCAGATCAGACAGATGGAGGAAGTGAAGATTTCTAAGAAAAGCAAAGTGGGAATCCTCCTTTTCGTCACCGGGTTCGAGGAGTTTGCAGAGCTGGCCGAGACCATCTTCCGTAACGCTGAGCGCCGAGGAGACCTGGACAAAGCTTACGTGAAACTCATCAGGGCCGTCTTCATGAATG TGGAGAAGGTCGCCAACGAAAGCCAGAAAACGCCGCGGGACGTTGTGATGATGGAGAACTTCCACCACATCTTCTCCACGCTGTCGCGCCTGAAGATCTCCTGCCTGGACGCAGAGCGGCGAGAGGCCAAGCACAAATACACCGACCACCTGCAGTCCTACGTGATCAACTCCCTGGGCCAGCCGCTCGAAAAGCTCAAT CATTTCTTCGAAGGAGTCGAGGCCCGCGTGGCTCAGGGCGTCcgcgaggaggaggtgagctaCCAGCTGGCCTTCAACAAGCAGGAGCTGCGTAAAGTCATCAAGGAGTATCCCGGCAAGGAGGTGAAAAAGGGACTCGACAACCTCTACAAGAAGGTTGACAAGCATCTGTGCGAAGAAGAAAGTCTGCTGCAG GTGGTGTGGCACTCTATGCAGGACGAGTTCATCCGTCAGTACAAGCACTTTGAGGACCTGATCGGCAGATGCTACCCTGGGTCTGGAATCACCATGGAGTTCACCATCAGGGACATGTTGGAGTACTTCTCCAGCATTGCTCAGTCCCACTGA
- the exoc1 gene encoding exocyst complex component 1 isoform X7, which yields MTAIKHALQRDIFTPNDERLLGIVNVCKAGKKKKNCFLCATVTTERPVQVKVVKVKKSDKGDFYKRQQTWELRDLMEVDAKDASKENPEFDLHFEKVYRWVASSAAEKNSFISCIWKLNQRYLRKKVEFVNVSSQLLEELPKAEESVPSGESQSVAGGDEDALDDYQELSAREEQDIEGMMEMCEYAVSNAEAFAEQLSRELQVLDGANIQSIMASEKQVNILMQLLDEALGEVDTIEGKLSSYEEMLQSVKEQMDQISQSNRLIQISNSNNVKLLDEIQFLVNYMDLSKGHIRALQEGDLTSPKGIEACINASEALSQCMNVALRPGHDKLAAVTQQQLLFAELRDTFARRLTNHLNNVFVHQGHDQSSTLSQHTEMSLPKHSPLHRDLLRYAKLMEWLKNTHREKYEGLSRTYVDYMSRLYEREVKDFFEVAKIKMAGTSKEAKGKFGLHGSSGKLTGSTSSLNKLTVQGANSRRSQSSSLLDMGNMSASDLDVADRTKFDKIFEQVLSELEPLCLAEQDFISKFFKLQQHPAVVPPLAQPEPEEVDGGTASRIPPQAEHRQSLSSEKDVVRVMMNKIFQSIETELNSLIALGDKIDSFNSLYMLVKMSHHVWTAENVDPASYLSTTLGNVLVTVKRNFDKCISAQIRQMEEVKISKKSKVGILLFVTGFEEFAELAETIFRNAERRGDLDKAYVKLIRAVFMNVEKVANESQKTPRDVVMMENFHHIFSTLSRLKISCLDAERREAKHKYTDHLQSYVINSLGQPLEKLNHFFEGVEARVAQGVREEEVSYQLAFNKQELRKVIKEYPGKEVKKGLDNLYKKVDKHLCEEESLLQVVWHSMQDEFIRQYKHFEDLIGRCYPGSGITMEFTIRDMLEYFSSIAQSH from the exons ATGACAGCCATCAAGCACGCCCTCCAGAGGGACATCTTCACGCCCAACGACGAGCGCCTCCTCGGCATCGTCAATGTCTGCAAGgcgggaaagaaaaagaagaactgcTTCCTGTGTGCGACGG TCACCACGGAGAGGCCGGTCCAGGTGAAAGTGGTCAAGGTGAAGAAATCCGACAAAGGGGACTTCTACAAACGGCAGCAGACGTGGGAGCTCCGAGATCTGATGGAGGTAGACGCCAAAGATGCCAGCAAG GAAAACCCCGAATTCGACCTTCACTTTGAGAAGGTGTACCGCTGGGTGGCCAGCAGCGCGGCCGAGAAGAACTCCTTCATCTCCTGCATCTGGAAGCTGAACCAGCGGTACCTGAGGAAGAAGGTGGAGTTTGTGAATGTCAGTTCTCAGCTGCTGGAAG AACTTCCTAAAGCGGAAG AGTCCGTGCCGAGCGGCGAGAGTCAGAGCGTTGCCGGGGGCGACGAGGACGCCCTGGACGACTACCAGGAGCTGAGCGCCCGCGAGGAGCAGGACATCGAGGGCATGATGGAGATGTGCGAGTACGCCGTCTCCAACGCGGAGGCCTTCGCCGAGCAGCTCTCCAGAGAGCTGCAGGTCCTCGATGGG GCCAATATCCAGTCCATCATGGCGTCGGAGAAGCAGGTCAACATCCTGATGCAGCTGCTGGACGAGGCGCTGGGCGAGGTGGACACCATCGAGGGAAAGCTCAGCAGCTACGAGGAGATGCTGCAGAGCGTCAAGGAGCAGATGGACCAGATCTCCCAGAGCAACCGCCTCATCCAGATCAGCAACTCCAACAACGTCAAGCTGCTGGACGAGATCCAGTTCCTAGTG aaCTACATGGACCTGTCCAAGGGGCACATCCGAGCGCTGCAGGAGGGGGACCTGACCTCCCCCAAAGGCATCGAGGCCTGCATCAACGCTTCCGAGGCGCTCTCTCAGTGCATGAACGTGGCCCTGCGGCCCG GCCACGACAAGCTGGCGGCCGTgacgcagcagcagctcctgttCGCGGAGCTGAGGGACACCTTCGCCCGGCGCCTCACCAACCACCTCAACAACGTGTTTGTGCACCAG GGCCACGACCAGAGCTCCACGCTGTCCCAGCACACGGAGATGAGCCTGCCCAAACACAGCCCCCTCCACCGGGACCTGCTGCGCTACGCCAAGCTCATGGAGTGGCTGAAGAACACCCACCGGGAGAAGTACGAGGGCCTGTCCAGG ACCTACGTTGACTACATGAGCAGATTATACGAACGCGAGGTCAAAGACTTCTTCGAGGTGGCCAAGATAAAGATGGCGGGCACGAGCAAGGAGGCCAAGGGCAAGTTCG GCCTCCACGGCAGCTCCGGTAAGCTGACGGGCTCGACCTCGAGCCTGAACAAGCTGACCGTGCAGGGCGCCAACAGCCGGCGCTCCCAGTCCTCCTCGCTGCTCGACATGGGCAACATGTCCGCCTCGGACCTGGACGTCGCCGACAGGACCAAGTTTGACAAG ATCTTCGAGCAGGTCCTCAGTGAGCTGGAGCCGCTGTGTCTCGCCGAGCAGGACTTCATCAGCAAGTTCttcaagctgcagcagcacccgGCGGTGGTGCCGCCGCTCGCTCAG CCTGAGCCGGAGGAAGTGGACGGAGGCACCGCGTCGAGGATCCCTCCCCAGGCCGAACACAGGCAGTCTCTCTCCTCCGA GAAGGACGTCGTGCGGGTGATGATGAACAAGATCTTTCAGAGCATCGAGACGGAGCTCAACAGCCTCATCGCTTTGGGCGACAAGATCGACAGCTTCAACTCTCTGTACATGCTGGTGAAGATGAGTCACCACGTGTGGACGGCCGAGAACGTCGACCCGGCCTCTTACCTCAGCACCACCCTGGGCAACGTGCTGGTCACCGTCAAGAGGAACTTTGACAAATGCATC tcgGCTCAGATCAGACAGATGGAGGAAGTGAAGATTTCTAAGAAAAGCAAAGTGGGAATCCTCCTTTTCGTCACCGGGTTCGAGGAGTTTGCAGAGCTGGCCGAGACCATCTTCCGTAACGCTGAGCGCCGAGGAGACCTGGACAAAGCTTACGTGAAACTCATCAGGGCCGTCTTCATGAATG TGGAGAAGGTCGCCAACGAAAGCCAGAAAACGCCGCGGGACGTTGTGATGATGGAGAACTTCCACCACATCTTCTCCACGCTGTCGCGCCTGAAGATCTCCTGCCTGGACGCAGAGCGGCGAGAGGCCAAGCACAAATACACCGACCACCTGCAGTCCTACGTGATCAACTCCCTGGGCCAGCCGCTCGAAAAGCTCAAT CATTTCTTCGAAGGAGTCGAGGCCCGCGTGGCTCAGGGCGTCcgcgaggaggaggtgagctaCCAGCTGGCCTTCAACAAGCAGGAGCTGCGTAAAGTCATCAAGGAGTATCCCGGCAAGGAGGTGAAAAAGGGACTCGACAACCTCTACAAGAAGGTTGACAAGCATCTGTGCGAAGAAGAAAGTCTGCTGCAG GTGGTGTGGCACTCTATGCAGGACGAGTTCATCCGTCAGTACAAGCACTTTGAGGACCTGATCGGCAGATGCTACCCTGGGTCTGGAATCACCATGGAGTTCACCATCAGGGACATGTTGGAGTACTTCTCCAGCATTGCTCAGTCCCACTGA